A stretch of the Azorhizobium caulinodans ORS 571 genome encodes the following:
- a CDS encoding PIN domain-containing protein, whose translation MTKHSLRSIRRNGELVVSPQVVSEFYALAAERFPYTPRETVRDFLRDLLPACRSEGMGELLATAWRLEDRYRLSPWDCLMAAAAVCADCRLLVTEALPDGSEVDRTRVVNPFLTDIETVFAGLKERG comes from the coding sequence TTGACGAAGCATAGCCTGCGCTCCATCCGCCGGAACGGCGAGCTCGTGGTGTCGCCGCAGGTGGTGAGCGAGTTCTATGCGCTCGCCGCCGAGCGCTTTCCCTATACGCCGCGCGAGACGGTGCGCGACTTCCTGCGCGATCTCCTGCCCGCCTGCCGCTCGGAAGGCATGGGCGAACTGCTCGCCACCGCCTGGCGGCTGGAAGACCGCTACCGCCTCTCCCCCTGGGACTGCCTGATGGCGGCGGCCGCCGTCTGTGCCGACTGCCGGCTGCTCGTCACCGAGGCCTTGCCGGACGGCAGCGAGGTGGACCGCACGCGGGTGGTGAACCCCTTCCTTACCGACATCGAGACGGTGTTCGCCGGGCTGAAGGAGCGCGGATAG
- a CDS encoding nicotinate-nucleotide adenylyltransferase, with protein sequence MRPVSAHDAVSMPMAPAGLRVGLFGGTFNPAHAAHRAASLLALKRLQLDRIWWLVTPGNPLKDNWDLPSVQERVTFARHVAHHPLIDVTGVETTLGTRYSYETVSRLVERMPRVRFVWIMGADNLAHFARWQRWRGLAGLVPMAVVDRLGDSLCATSSRAAQALAPYRVPEEKAAALADMAPPAWTFLHGLKSPISSTEIRAARRMPAADATGAVPPRP encoded by the coding sequence ATGAGACCGGTGAGCGCCCATGACGCCGTCAGCATGCCCATGGCGCCGGCGGGGCTGCGCGTCGGCCTGTTCGGCGGCACCTTCAATCCCGCCCACGCGGCCCACCGGGCGGCGAGCCTCCTGGCGCTGAAGCGCCTCCAGCTTGACCGCATCTGGTGGCTGGTCACGCCCGGCAATCCGCTCAAGGACAACTGGGACCTGCCGTCCGTGCAGGAGCGCGTGACGTTCGCGCGTCATGTGGCCCACCATCCCCTCATCGACGTCACCGGCGTCGAGACTACGCTCGGTACGCGCTACAGCTACGAGACGGTCTCCCGCCTCGTGGAGCGGATGCCGCGGGTGCGCTTCGTCTGGATCATGGGGGCGGACAATCTCGCCCATTTCGCCCGCTGGCAGCGCTGGCGGGGGCTGGCGGGCCTCGTTCCGATGGCGGTTGTGGATCGCCTTGGCGACAGCCTGTGCGCGACCTCCTCGCGCGCCGCGCAGGCGCTTGCGCCCTACCGCGTGCCGGAGGAGAAGGCGGCGGCCCTCGCCGACATGGCGCCGCCCGCATGGACCTTCCTTCACGGACTGAAATCCCCTATATCCTCCACGGAGATAAGGGCCGCGCGGCGGATGCCGGCAGCGGATGCCACGGGGGCGGTGCCCCCTCGCCCTTGA
- the obgE gene encoding GTPase ObgE, with product MKFLDQAKVYVRSGDGGAGCVSFRREKFIEFGGPDGGNGGRGGDVWIECVDGLNTLIDYRYQQHFKAKKGEHGMGANRAGAKGSDVVLRVPAGTQVLDEDEETILADLTEVGQRIRLLSGGNGGFGNAEFKTSTNQAPRRANPGLEGQEKWIWLRLKLIADAGLVGLPNAGKSTFLAATTAAKPKIADYPFTTLHPGLGVVRVDGREFVLADIPGLIEGAHEGAGLGDRFLGHVERCRVLLHLVDGTCEHAGKAYKTVRQELVAYGGGLEDRVEIVALSKIDSLTPELLKQQKERLQRAAKKKPLLLSSQSGKGVPEALRALLAVIDEGREAEVAEARKTEWRPI from the coding sequence ATGAAATTCCTCGATCAGGCCAAGGTCTATGTGCGCTCCGGTGATGGCGGGGCGGGGTGCGTCTCGTTCCGGCGCGAGAAGTTCATCGAGTTCGGCGGTCCCGATGGCGGGAACGGCGGGCGCGGGGGCGACGTGTGGATCGAGTGCGTGGACGGCCTCAACACCCTGATCGACTATCGCTACCAGCAGCACTTCAAGGCCAAGAAGGGCGAGCACGGCATGGGCGCGAACCGCGCCGGCGCCAAGGGCTCCGACGTGGTGCTGAGAGTGCCCGCGGGCACGCAGGTGCTGGACGAGGACGAGGAAACCATCCTCGCCGACCTCACCGAGGTCGGCCAGCGCATCCGGCTGCTGAGCGGCGGCAATGGCGGCTTTGGCAATGCCGAGTTCAAGACCTCCACCAATCAGGCACCCCGCCGGGCCAATCCGGGCCTTGAGGGGCAGGAGAAGTGGATCTGGCTGCGGCTGAAGCTGATCGCGGACGCCGGTCTCGTGGGCCTGCCCAATGCCGGCAAGAGCACGTTCCTGGCCGCCACCACGGCGGCGAAGCCGAAGATTGCCGACTATCCCTTCACCACCCTGCATCCCGGCCTCGGCGTGGTGCGGGTGGACGGGCGCGAATTCGTGCTGGCGGACATCCCCGGCCTCATCGAGGGCGCCCATGAGGGCGCGGGTCTCGGCGACCGTTTCCTTGGCCATGTGGAGCGCTGCCGCGTTCTGCTGCATCTGGTGGACGGCACCTGCGAGCACGCGGGCAAGGCCTACAAGACCGTGCGGCAGGAACTGGTGGCCTATGGCGGCGGGCTGGAGGACCGGGTGGAGATCGTGGCCTTGTCCAAGATCGACTCCCTCACGCCCGAACTCCTGAAGCAGCAGAAGGAGCGCCTCCAGCGGGCGGCGAAGAAGAAGCCGCTGCTGCTCTCGTCCCAGTCGGGCAAGGGCGTGCCCGAGGCGCTGCGCGCGCTGCTCGCCGTCATCGACGAGGGGCGCGAGGCCGAGGTGGCCGAGGCGCGCAAGACCGAGTGGCGGCCCATCTGA
- a CDS encoding ribbon-helix-helix protein, CopG family — MKNVTITLSDDLLARVRLAAAREGKSQSKFIADHLSRALGGHVDPLIPFDRWLAAPGWDARDGALPMREDVHDRAVLRGYERADPSARQERGAEARLDEA; from the coding sequence ATGAAAAACGTGACCATCACGCTGTCCGACGACCTCTTGGCGCGCGTGCGCCTTGCCGCGGCGCGCGAGGGCAAGAGCCAGTCCAAATTCATCGCCGACCATCTCAGCCGTGCCCTTGGCGGCCATGTCGATCCGCTGATCCCCTTCGACCGCTGGCTCGCGGCCCCCGGATGGGACGCCCGGGACGGCGCCCTGCCGATGCGCGAGGACGTCCATGACCGTGCGGTGCTTCGTGGATACGAACGTGCTGATCCATCTGCACGACAGGAGCGAGGCGCAGAAGCGCGCCTTGACGAAGCATAG
- a CDS encoding BrnT family toxin, whose product MLQIVWDEPKRQSNLLKHGFDFAVLTEDFFAAATVFPAKAGRMMAIGDLNGVPVVVAVVFAPLGSEALSVISMRRATAKERDMAHV is encoded by the coding sequence ATGCTCCAGATTGTCTGGGATGAGCCCAAACGGCAGAGCAACCTCCTGAAGCACGGCTTCGATTTCGCCGTGCTGACCGAGGACTTCTTTGCGGCCGCAACCGTCTTTCCCGCGAAGGCCGGACGGATGATGGCGATCGGTGATCTCAACGGCGTGCCGGTGGTGGTTGCCGTGGTGTTCGCGCCGCTCGGATCGGAGGCGCTGTCGGTGATCTCCATGCGCCGCGCCACCGCGAAGGAAAGGGACATGGCCCATGTCTGA
- a CDS encoding glutamate-5-semialdehyde dehydrogenase codes for MPHAARLSVAASAGSAAPVDVPAVLSQMGRAARAAARTLALAPAEQKTAALKAAAARIRAATPEILAANADDMARARADGMSGAFQDRLALTESRIEAIAAGVEMVAGLPDPVGAVTESWTRPNGLVIERVRTPLGVIGVIYESRPNVTADAAALCVRAGNAVILRGGSDSLGSSGAIHKAFVAGLVDAGLSADCVQFVPFSDRTAVGLMLGGLDGNLDVIVPRGGKGLVARVQSEARVPVFAHLDGIVHVYVHAAADLDMAKTVLLNAKMRRTGICGAAETLLVDEKVAASQLKPLVEMLLDAGCEVRGDAAAQAVDPRVKPAVDADWDTEYEDAIISVKLVPDLAAAIDHIETHGSHHTDSIITRDEAAAARFLREVDSAIVMHNASTQFADGGEFGFGAEIGIATGRMHARGPVGAEQLTSFKYRVHGNGQTRP; via the coding sequence ATGCCCCATGCCGCCCGTCTCTCCGTGGCCGCCAGCGCCGGAAGCGCCGCGCCCGTGGACGTGCCGGCCGTCCTGTCGCAGATGGGGCGCGCCGCCCGCGCCGCTGCGCGCACGCTGGCCTTGGCCCCGGCCGAGCAGAAGACGGCGGCCCTGAAGGCCGCCGCCGCGCGCATCCGCGCCGCGACCCCCGAGATTCTCGCCGCCAATGCCGACGACATGGCCCGCGCCAGGGCGGACGGCATGAGCGGCGCCTTCCAGGACCGCCTCGCCCTCACCGAGAGCCGCATCGAGGCCATCGCCGCCGGCGTCGAAATGGTGGCCGGCCTGCCCGATCCCGTGGGCGCCGTCACCGAAAGCTGGACGCGGCCCAACGGTCTTGTGATCGAGCGTGTGCGCACGCCGCTCGGCGTCATCGGCGTCATCTATGAGAGCCGTCCGAACGTGACGGCGGATGCGGCGGCGCTGTGTGTGCGGGCCGGCAATGCGGTGATCCTGCGCGGCGGCTCCGACAGCCTCGGCTCCTCCGGAGCCATCCATAAGGCGTTCGTGGCCGGGCTCGTGGACGCGGGCCTTTCCGCCGACTGCGTGCAGTTCGTGCCCTTTTCGGATCGCACGGCGGTGGGCCTGATGCTGGGCGGCCTCGACGGCAATCTCGACGTGATCGTGCCGCGCGGCGGCAAGGGGCTCGTCGCCCGCGTGCAGAGCGAGGCACGGGTGCCCGTCTTCGCCCATCTCGACGGCATCGTGCATGTCTATGTCCATGCCGCCGCCGATCTCGACATGGCCAAGACCGTGCTCCTGAACGCCAAGATGCGCCGCACCGGCATCTGCGGCGCCGCCGAGACGCTGCTGGTGGACGAGAAGGTCGCCGCGTCCCAGCTCAAGCCGCTGGTGGAAATGCTGCTGGACGCCGGCTGCGAGGTGCGCGGCGATGCGGCGGCGCAGGCGGTGGACCCGCGCGTGAAGCCCGCCGTCGATGCGGACTGGGACACGGAATATGAGGACGCCATCATCTCCGTGAAGCTGGTGCCGGACCTTGCCGCCGCCATTGATCACATCGAGACGCACGGCTCCCACCACACCGATTCGATCATCACCAGGGACGAAGCCGCCGCCGCGCGCTTCCTGCGCGAGGTGGATTCGGCCATCGTCATGCACAATGCCTCCACCCAGTTCGCCGATGGCGGCGAGTTCGGTTTCGGTGCTGAAATCGGCATCGCCACCGGCCGCATGCATGCCCGCGGCCCCGTGGGGGCGGAGCAGCTGACCTCCTTCAAGTATCGGGTGCACGGCAACGGGCAGACGCGCCCGTGA
- the rsfS gene encoding ribosome silencing factor: MAAAPISQAQLDAEEILALIVTRLDEDKAEDLVTIDLRGKTSIADFMVVASGRSQRHVGATAEHLIEALKAAGVRQIRVEGQPACDWVLIDAGDVIVHIFQPEVRSFYNIEKMWSGTARA; the protein is encoded by the coding sequence ATGGCGGCCGCACCGATCTCACAGGCGCAACTCGACGCCGAGGAGATCCTCGCGCTCATCGTGACCCGGCTTGACGAAGACAAGGCCGAGGATCTCGTCACCATCGACCTGCGCGGAAAGACCTCCATCGCCGACTTCATGGTGGTTGCCTCCGGCCGCTCCCAGCGGCACGTGGGCGCCACGGCCGAGCACCTCATCGAGGCGCTCAAGGCGGCGGGCGTGCGTCAGATCCGCGTCGAAGGGCAGCCAGCCTGTGACTGGGTGCTGATCGATGCCGGCGATGTCATCGTCCACATCTTCCAGCCCGAAGTCCGCAGCTTCTACAATATCGAGAAGATGTGGTCCGGAACCGCGCGCGCCTGA
- a CDS encoding 50S ribosomal protein L25/general stress protein Ctc, with amino-acid sequence MTAIKELKAVARARGGKGAARAERRAGRVPAVIYGEKQEPVTISLGHKEITRIIYAGHFLTTLFEIDVDGVKHRVIPRDYQLDPVKDLPLHVDFLRVSQGASVTVEVPVHFENQDKAPGLKSGGTLNVVAHAVALECPAEAIPDHVVADLTGLEIGDSLHLSKVKLPAGVSSAVTGDDTLATIVAPSGLKEAEADEAAAAAAAAAKA; translated from the coding sequence ATGACCGCCATCAAGGAACTGAAGGCTGTGGCGCGCGCGCGAGGCGGCAAGGGGGCCGCTCGTGCAGAGCGCCGTGCCGGACGCGTGCCCGCCGTGATCTACGGTGAGAAGCAGGAGCCTGTGACCATTTCGCTGGGTCACAAGGAAATCACCCGCATCATCTATGCGGGCCACTTCCTCACCACCCTGTTCGAGATCGACGTGGACGGTGTGAAGCACCGTGTCATCCCGCGCGACTACCAGCTCGACCCGGTGAAGGATCTGCCGCTGCACGTGGACTTCCTGCGCGTTTCGCAGGGCGCCAGCGTCACCGTCGAAGTGCCGGTGCACTTCGAGAACCAGGACAAGGCGCCCGGCCTCAAGAGCGGCGGCACCCTCAACGTCGTCGCCCATGCGGTGGCGCTCGAGTGCCCGGCCGAGGCCATTCCGGATCACGTCGTGGCCGACCTGACGGGCCTCGAGATCGGCGACAGCCTGCACCTCTCCAAGGTGAAGCTGCCGGCCGGCGTCTCCTCCGCCGTGACCGGCGACGACACGCTGGCGACCATCGTGGCCCCCTCGGGCCTCAAGGAAGCCGAGGCTGACGAGGCGGCTGCCGCCGCCGCTGCGGCCGCCAAGGCCTGA
- the proB gene encoding glutamate 5-kinase yields the protein MSNAAPALSDFRRIVIKVGSALLVDQAKGKVRLPWLTSLAEDIGTLHARGADVLVVSSGAIALGRTVLHLPRGPLKLEDSQAAAAVGQIALARTWAEILGHEDITAGQVLLTLGDTEERRRYLNARSTLAKLLEYRAVPVINENDTVATSEIRYGDNDRLAARVATMASADLLILLSDIDGLYTAPPAQDPNATHIPVVPRITGEIESMAGAAGSELSRGGMRTKIEAGKIATSAGTHMVIASGHLKNPLKRIAEGGRCTWFLAGATPARARKAWIAGTLEARGVLHLDDGAVAALRRGASLLPAGVVRVEGQFERGDAVLLRGPDGSEIGRGLVAYDHDHAERIRGRSTAEIEALLGLPGRAEMVHRDDMALGAE from the coding sequence GTGAGCAACGCCGCACCCGCCCTTTCCGATTTCCGCCGCATCGTCATCAAGGTGGGCTCGGCCCTCCTCGTGGATCAGGCCAAGGGCAAAGTGCGCCTGCCGTGGCTCACCTCGCTTGCGGAAGACATCGGCACACTGCATGCGCGAGGCGCCGATGTGCTGGTGGTCTCCTCCGGTGCCATCGCGCTCGGGCGCACGGTGCTGCACCTGCCGCGCGGGCCGCTGAAGCTGGAGGACAGCCAGGCCGCCGCCGCCGTGGGCCAGATCGCGCTGGCCCGCACCTGGGCGGAAATCCTCGGCCATGAGGACATCACCGCCGGCCAGGTGCTGCTCACGCTGGGCGATACGGAGGAGCGGCGGCGCTATCTCAACGCCCGCTCGACGCTCGCCAAGCTGCTGGAATATCGCGCCGTGCCGGTCATCAACGAGAATGACACGGTGGCCACCAGCGAGATCCGCTATGGCGACAATGACCGCTTGGCCGCCCGCGTCGCCACCATGGCGAGCGCCGACCTGCTGATCCTCCTGTCCGACATCGACGGCCTCTACACCGCGCCGCCGGCGCAGGATCCGAACGCGACCCACATCCCCGTGGTGCCGCGCATCACCGGCGAGATTGAGAGCATGGCGGGTGCCGCGGGCTCGGAACTCTCGCGCGGCGGCATGCGCACCAAGATCGAGGCGGGCAAGATCGCCACCTCCGCCGGCACCCACATGGTGATCGCCTCCGGCCATCTGAAGAACCCGCTGAAGCGCATCGCGGAAGGCGGGCGCTGCACCTGGTTCCTCGCCGGCGCCACCCCCGCCCGCGCCCGCAAGGCATGGATCGCCGGCACGCTGGAGGCGCGGGGCGTGCTGCATCTGGACGACGGCGCGGTGGCCGCGCTGCGCCGGGGCGCCAGCCTGCTGCCGGCGGGCGTCGTGCGGGTGGAAGGCCAGTTCGAGCGCGGCGATGCGGTGCTGCTGCGCGGGCCGGACGGCAGCGAGATCGGCCGGGGTCTCGTCGCCTATGACCACGACCATGCCGAGCGCATCCGGGGACGCTCGACGGCGGAAATCGAGGCGCTGCTTGGCCTGCCCGGCCGGGCCGAGATGGTCCACCGCGACGACATGGCCCTCGGGGCGGAATGA
- a CDS encoding c-type cytochrome, whose amino-acid sequence MGVFSGVFSGPLRVLGLAAALAGAVAGSRAEAQEGPSAGEKVRLWDVPQVDRLPDDEFGRLVRYGRSVLVATPAHIGPAAPDAAQRYAGNNLACADCHLDAGLKKFGLPLVAASADYPAYSTRSGEVASLVDRLNSCMTRSMNGRPMPADARPMQALVAYLTVLATNIPRDAKISGGGAGAMPELPRAADPARGMAIYARECAECHRPDGLGVRHNPVDASFGYAVPPLWGPDSFNDGAGLARLGNMANFVHNNMPNGTSWVMPQLTPDEAWDVGAFVLSQPRPKRAGTAKDFPDLLLKPIDAAYGPYADGFTEAQHKYGPYAPIRAAIARLKAEKGSVPNPND is encoded by the coding sequence ATGGGGGTGTTCTCGGGGGTATTTTCAGGGCCGCTCCGCGTCCTGGGGCTGGCCGCCGCGCTGGCGGGTGCCGTCGCCGGATCGCGCGCGGAGGCGCAGGAAGGTCCGTCGGCAGGCGAGAAGGTGCGTTTGTGGGACGTGCCGCAGGTGGATCGCCTGCCCGATGACGAGTTCGGCCGCCTCGTGCGCTATGGCCGTTCGGTTCTGGTTGCCACCCCCGCCCATATCGGGCCGGCGGCGCCCGATGCCGCCCAGCGCTATGCGGGCAACAATCTCGCCTGCGCCGACTGCCATCTCGATGCCGGTCTCAAGAAATTCGGCCTGCCTCTCGTGGCGGCCTCGGCCGATTACCCCGCCTACAGCACCCGCAGCGGCGAGGTGGCGAGCCTCGTCGACCGTCTCAACAGCTGCATGACCCGCAGCATGAACGGCCGCCCCATGCCGGCGGACGCCCGCCCCATGCAGGCGCTGGTGGCCTATCTCACCGTGCTTGCCACCAACATCCCGCGCGATGCCAAGATCTCCGGTGGCGGCGCGGGCGCCATGCCGGAGCTGCCAAGGGCGGCGGACCCGGCGCGGGGCATGGCCATCTATGCGCGCGAATGCGCTGAATGCCATCGGCCGGACGGTCTCGGCGTGCGGCACAATCCCGTCGATGCAAGCTTCGGCTATGCGGTGCCCCCGCTCTGGGGACCGGACAGCTTCAATGACGGCGCCGGCCTTGCCCGGCTCGGCAACATGGCGAACTTCGTCCACAACAACATGCCCAACGGCACGAGCTGGGTGATGCCGCAGCTGACGCCGGACGAGGCATGGGACGTGGGCGCCTTCGTGCTGTCCCAGCCGCGCCCGAAGCGGGCCGGGACCGCCAAGGACTTCCCGGATCTGCTGCTGAAGCCCATCGATGCCGCCTATGGCCCCTATGCGGACGGCTTCACCGAGGCGCAGCACAAATACGGGCCCTATGCCCCCATCCGCGCCGCCATCGCCAGGCTCAAGGCGGAGAAAGGTAGCGTGCCCAACCCCAACGATTGA
- a CDS encoding primosomal protein N' — protein MTAATVDVLLPLGLDVPYSYLVPDGLELAPGDLVAVPLGSRLVVGCVWPRGAEAPAPVDTSKLKAVRKKLDHRPLPPDLLQLIDWMADYTLAPRGMVLRMALRHEENPSPARERVGVRATGHVPERLTAARKRLIEVMADGFVRAKTDAAREAGVSPSVVDGLVDEGALETLVLPPAPAAETPDPDHAAPTLSEPQAQAANAIIAAVQAKAFSVHLLDGVTGSGKTEVYFEAVAEAVREGRQALILLPEIALTQAFIDRFTRRFGVAPAEWHSGVSTRRRGRILRGVADGDVQVVAGARSALFLPFQDLALTIVDEEHDPAYKQEDGVTYHARDMAVVRSRFCRSPIVLTSATPSIETEVNARRGRYNRLSLPLRFGGAKVPGLSPIDLRKDMPPRGRWIAPRLQSEIAQTLEDGGQALLFLNRRGYAPLTLCRSCGHRMRCPSCSAWLVEHRFRRRLSCHHCGYQAPVPECCPACGAKDAMIPCGPGVERLQEEVQALFPEARSLVLSSDIGGIERMRAELEAVANGEVDVVVGTQLVAKGHNFPGLALVGVVDADVGLGHGDPRAAERTFQLVHQVAGRAGRGATEGRGFIQTHMPDHPVMQALVKGDRAAFYETEIAAREEAHLPPFGRMASLIVSANEGPAAEAHARRLAASAPRVEGVRVLGPAEAPLAVLRGRHRWRLLVRAPRAFDLSAYLRGWRSVAPRPTGNTKVSIDVDPMTFL, from the coding sequence ATGACTGCCGCCACCGTCGATGTCCTGCTGCCGCTCGGGCTCGACGTCCCTTATTCCTATCTTGTGCCCGACGGCCTTGAGCTCGCGCCCGGCGACCTCGTGGCCGTGCCCCTCGGCTCGCGCCTGGTGGTCGGCTGCGTGTGGCCGCGCGGGGCCGAGGCCCCGGCTCCCGTGGACACCTCCAAGCTGAAGGCGGTGCGCAAGAAGCTGGATCACCGCCCGCTGCCGCCGGACCTGCTCCAGCTCATCGACTGGATGGCGGACTATACATTGGCGCCGCGCGGCATGGTGCTGCGCATGGCCCTGCGCCATGAGGAGAACCCGAGTCCGGCGCGCGAGCGGGTGGGCGTGCGCGCCACCGGCCATGTGCCCGAGCGCCTCACCGCCGCCCGCAAGCGCCTCATCGAGGTGATGGCCGATGGCTTCGTCCGCGCCAAGACCGATGCCGCCCGCGAGGCCGGCGTCTCACCTTCGGTGGTGGACGGGCTCGTGGACGAAGGCGCGCTCGAAACCCTCGTCCTGCCACCGGCCCCCGCCGCCGAAACGCCCGACCCGGACCATGCCGCCCCCACCTTGAGCGAACCGCAGGCGCAAGCCGCCAACGCCATCATCGCGGCGGTGCAGGCGAAAGCCTTCTCCGTGCATCTGCTGGACGGCGTCACCGGCTCGGGCAAGACGGAGGTCTATTTCGAGGCCGTGGCGGAAGCGGTGCGGGAAGGGCGGCAGGCGCTGATCCTGCTGCCTGAAATCGCCCTCACCCAGGCCTTCATCGACCGCTTCACCCGCCGCTTTGGCGTGGCGCCTGCGGAATGGCATTCGGGCGTCTCCACCCGCCGCCGGGGCCGCATCCTGCGTGGGGTGGCGGATGGCGACGTGCAGGTGGTGGCCGGTGCGCGCTCGGCCCTGTTTCTGCCGTTCCAGGATCTCGCGCTCACCATCGTCGATGAGGAGCATGATCCCGCCTACAAGCAGGAGGACGGCGTCACCTATCACGCGCGCGACATGGCGGTGGTGCGTTCCCGCTTCTGCCGCTCGCCCATCGTGCTCACGTCGGCAACGCCCTCCATCGAGACCGAGGTGAATGCCCGGCGCGGGCGCTACAATCGCCTGTCCCTGCCGCTGCGCTTCGGCGGCGCCAAGGTGCCGGGGCTGTCGCCCATCGACCTGCGCAAGGACATGCCGCCACGCGGGCGCTGGATCGCGCCGCGCCTGCAATCGGAGATCGCCCAGACGCTGGAGGATGGCGGGCAGGCGCTGCTGTTCCTCAACCGGCGCGGCTATGCCCCGCTCACCTTGTGCCGCTCCTGCGGGCACCGGATGCGCTGCCCCTCCTGCTCGGCCTGGCTGGTGGAGCACCGCTTCCGCCGCCGCCTCTCCTGCCACCATTGCGGCTATCAGGCCCCGGTGCCGGAATGCTGCCCCGCCTGCGGCGCCAAGGATGCCATGATCCCCTGCGGCCCCGGCGTCGAACGCTTGCAGGAAGAGGTGCAGGCCCTCTTTCCCGAGGCGCGCAGCCTCGTGCTCTCCTCGGACATCGGCGGCATCGAGCGCATGCGCGCGGAGCTGGAGGCGGTGGCAAACGGCGAGGTGGATGTGGTGGTGGGCACCCAGCTCGTCGCCAAGGGGCACAATTTCCCCGGCCTTGCTCTGGTGGGCGTGGTGGATGCGGACGTGGGCCTCGGCCATGGCGACCCGCGCGCCGCCGAGCGCACTTTCCAGCTTGTGCATCAGGTGGCCGGGCGCGCCGGGCGCGGGGCAACGGAAGGGCGTGGCTTCATCCAGACCCACATGCCCGATCATCCGGTGATGCAGGCGCTGGTGAAAGGCGACCGCGCCGCCTTCTATGAAACCGAGATCGCCGCCCGCGAGGAGGCCCACCTGCCGCCCTTCGGCCGGATGGCGAGCCTCATCGTGTCCGCCAATGAGGGGCCGGCGGCGGAAGCCCATGCGCGCCGGCTCGCCGCCAGCGCGCCGCGCGTGGAGGGGGTGCGGGTGCTCGGCCCGGCGGAAGCCCCGCTTGCCGTGCTGCGTGGCCGCCACCGCTGGCGCCTTCTGGTGCGCGCGCCCCGCGCCTTCGACCTCTCCGCTTATCTGCGCGGCTGGCGGTCGGTGGCGCCGCGGCCCACCGGCAACACCAAGGTCAGCATCGACGTGGACCCCATGACCTTCCTTTAG
- the pth gene encoding aminoacyl-tRNA hydrolase gives MFLFAGLGNPGPKYAGNRHNIGFMAVDAIVRRHRLSPWRRRFQGAVSEGEIAGEKVLALLPETFMNESGRAVAEAAKFYKIPLENIFVFHDELDLPPAKIRVKKGGGNAGHNGLRSITAQCGNDYWRVRLGIGHPGDKSLVHSYVLNDFGKAEREWVEAVNTACADFAPALIGGKAEDFQNRAHLFLEAQGFTDVKPLGGARAS, from the coding sequence GTGTTCCTGTTCGCAGGCCTCGGCAACCCCGGCCCGAAATATGCCGGCAACCGGCACAATATCGGCTTCATGGCGGTGGACGCGATCGTCCGCCGCCATCGCCTGTCTCCCTGGCGCCGGCGCTTTCAGGGCGCGGTGAGCGAAGGCGAGATCGCCGGCGAGAAGGTGCTGGCCCTGCTGCCGGAAACCTTCATGAACGAGAGCGGCCGCGCCGTCGCGGAAGCCGCCAAGTTCTACAAGATCCCGCTCGAGAACATCTTCGTCTTCCATGACGAGCTCGACCTGCCCCCGGCCAAGATCCGGGTGAAGAAGGGCGGCGGCAATGCCGGCCACAATGGCCTGCGCTCCATCACGGCCCAGTGCGGCAACGACTATTGGCGTGTGCGCCTCGGCATCGGCCATCCCGGCGACAAGTCGCTCGTCCATTCCTACGTGCTGAACGATTTCGGCAAGGCCGAGCGGGAGTGGGTGGAGGCCGTGAACACGGCCTGCGCCGATTTCGCCCCCGCCCTCATCGGCGGCAAGGCCGAGGACTTCCAGAACCGCGCCCATCTCTTCCTGGAAGCGCAGGGCTTCACCGATGTGAAGCCGCTCGGGGGCGCCCGCGCCTCGTGA
- a CDS encoding BrnA antitoxin family protein, which translates to MSDRKWPSFVTRDLGDSAEDDAEMLRRWEAYNKEMQTLIAAGGVHQDEDGWWVVDATGELIGPDPEDERPRTETELALARPFAEALPELVESIKRGRGRPKVDSPKQAVTLRLSPETIERFRKTGKDWRTRMSEALDKAVS; encoded by the coding sequence ATGTCTGACCGGAAATGGCCGAGCTTCGTGACGCGCGACCTTGGCGACAGCGCCGAAGACGACGCGGAGATGCTGCGCCGCTGGGAAGCCTATAACAAAGAGATGCAGACCCTGATCGCCGCAGGTGGCGTCCATCAGGATGAAGATGGCTGGTGGGTGGTCGATGCCACGGGTGAGTTGATCGGCCCCGACCCCGAGGACGAGCGCCCCCGCACCGAGACCGAGCTGGCGCTGGCACGCCCCTTCGCCGAGGCGCTGCCGGAGTTGGTGGAGAGCATCAAGCGCGGGCGGGGCCGCCCGAAGGTCGATAGCCCCAAGCAGGCGGTGACGCTGCGCCTCTCCCCCGAAACCATCGAGCGCTTCAGGAAAACCGGCAAGGACTGGCGGACGCGGATGAGCGAAGCGCTCGACAAGGCGGTCTCCTGA